CGAGGCTCTCCCCGCCCAGCGTGATCGAGCCGGACTCCGGTCGGTTGCGCCCGGAACAAGCGTTGAAGAACGTCGTCTTGCCCGCGCCGTTCGGCCCGATCAGACCGGTGATCTCCCCGCCCTTGGCGTAGAGGGTGGCGTCGTTCACCGCGGTGATTCCGCCGAACCGCACCGTCACGTTGCGGACGTCGAGGTCGATGGTGTCGGTCACGCGTTCACCCCCGCCCTACAGCGCCCGGCCGGCGGCGGCTTCGTCGAGGCGGGTCCGCCCGAGCAGACCGATCAATTCCTCGTGCAGCTCGAACCAGAGCGTGTGGTAGCTGTCGAGGATCGGTCTGGCCAGGTACGTGGTGTCGCCTGCCTCGAGCGCCGCGACGGCGGTGTCGAATCGCGGACCGTACGGGGCCAACCGGGGCGCGATCGCGATCATCCGGCTCAGCAACGGCCGGAACTCACCGTCGACCTCGTCCAGCAGCCGACGGATCACCGCGGCGTCGTAGGCCGCGTCGGTGTGGTCGTTGGGGGTTTCGGAGTCGCGCAGCTGCCAGCTGGTCACGACCTCCTTCAGGGCGGTGTTGGCGTGGTGGAAGTCGTCGTAGACCGCCTCCAACGCCTGCTGGTCGACGCCGGCCCGCTCGGCGGCGGTCAGCTCACGCAGTCGTTCATTGCCCTCCGGGGTGATCCGGAAGGCCGGGCCGCCCTTGATCAGAGCGTCGGCCAGCAGCTTGTCCAGCGCGGCCTGTGCGTCGGCCTCGTCGGAACCGGTGCAGCGGGCCACGGCCGCGGTGTCGGCCCGGCCTTTGAGCCGGACCGCCTGCAGCACCTCCAGCTCGCCACTCACCGGCTTGCCTCCGTCCGCACTCGCAAGCTCGTTCATTGCGCCAACGACCCGAGGTAGCTGGTCATGATGGTCTCCTCCGAGACTTCCTCCGGGCGCCCTTCGAAGGTGATCCGCCCGCGGTTGAGGACGTAGACGTAGTCGGCGAGCTTGAGTGCTTGGCTCACGTACTGTTCGACAATCAGCTGGGCGATGCCGCGACCCTTCAGATCAGCCAGGTACTCGAAGATCTCGAGCACGATCTTCGGTGCCAGTCCCATCGAGACCTCGTCGAGCAGCACGACCTCGGGGTCGCCCACGTACGCGTGGGACAGGGCGAGCATCTGCTGCTCGCCGCCGCTCAACGTCCGCGCGACCTGCTTGGCGCGCTTCCCCAGCACCGGGAAGGTCTTCGTCGCGGTCCGGAACGCCTGCTTGAACTCCCCAGCCGCGGCCAGCAGCAGGATGTTCTCCGAGACGTTCAGCGACGGGAAAACCCCACGACCCTCGGGGACGTGGATGACGCCGGACCGGGCGATCTTGTGCGGCGGCTGACCGGTCAGGTCCGCGCCGTCGACCAGGATCTGCCCGGAGTAGGGCTTCAGCAGACCCGAGGCCACCCGCAGCAGCGTGGTCTTGCCTGCGCCGTTGGGCCCGAGCAGAGCCACCGTCGCGTTGTCCGGAACGGTGATCGAGACGTCGACCAGAACCGTTCCGGTGTCGTAGCCGGCCGTGATGTTCCGCAGCTCAAGCATGGGAGTCCAACTGTTCGATGTCGACGCTGACGCCCGAGGCCGGGGACGCAGCCTGCGTCCGGGGCCGGTCCCACGGGGAGAAGTCGTCCGGGTCGAGCTCGCCGTCCGGCGCTGCGTCGCGGCCCGCGGAACCGTGGCGATGCGATCGGTGCTCGGCGGACCGCTGCAGTCGTCCACCAAGTGCCGGACGCCCGGCCCAGAACCGACCCAGGTTCAAGGCCGGCGCGATCGCGACGAAGATCGCGAGCAGGCCGAACCCGACCCCGCGGTACTCGATCGCCCAGTGCTTGTCGAAGGGCGAGTAGATCTTGATGACCTGGTAGACGATCGCGGCCAGGACGGGGGAGAGGATCGGCCGGCGACCGCAGAAACCCAGCACCGCAACGAAAATCAGCGAGACGGTGTAATCGAAGGTGCCGCCCGGTTCACCACTCGCGTTCTGCGTGGCACCGGCAACCACCGCGCCGCCGACCCCGGCCATGAACGCCGACAGAGCGAAGACCTGGACGCGCATCACGACGGTGTTCGCGCCGTGGGTCTCCAACGCCGTCGGGGAATCGGCCAGGGCCCGCAGGAGCGTCCCGAGACGGGCACGGCGGACGAGCAGGACGATCGCGGCCATCACCACCGTGACCATCAGCGCCAGGTAGTAGTAGCGCTCGTCGGTGTCGAAGTTCATCCCGAAGATGCCGCTGAAATGGCCGTCCACGGTGTGCAGGCGTTGCGCGGTGATCGGCAACGTGTAGTCGGTGCCGGGCCGCGGGTTCTGCACCAGGCCGCCGCTGTCGAACATGACCGGGGCCAGGTAGAAGCTCTGCTCGAGCAGGATGCCGAAACCGAAGGTGGCGATGGCCACGTAGATGCCGGCCAGGCGGATCGCCGGGATGGCAACCACCGCGCCCAACGGCACGACGATCAGGCCGGCGAGCACCACCGCGACGGGCCAGGTGGCGTGTTTCCCGCCGATCCCCGGCATCCAGTCCGCGAAACCGACGGTGGTCAGCTTGCCCGCGGTCGTGGCGCCCAGCGCCGCGAATCCCATGTGGCACAAGGAGATCTGGCCCGAGGTCCAGATCAGCATGCCGAGGGACAGGAAGATGATCGCGAAGCCGAGCGCGGCGGCGTAGACGGTGATGTTGTAGTCCGCCACGAAGTGCGGGACGAGCACCGCGGCGCCCAGCAGCACGCTCAGCCCGGCCAGGTTCAACGTCCGCGGGAACTCCCGGGGCGGGGCCAGCACTCGCGCGTTGCGCACGCCGCGCTCGGTGAGGTGGCGAGCCGGCACCAGCATGAACACCAGCAGCAGGACCAGGAACGGGATGTTCCGCGGGATCGAGTTGAGGAAGTAGCTGTCGGTGTTCTGGAACCAACGCGGGGAGTAGTTGATCAGGATTCCGATGCCGAAGGCACCGATCAGGGTCAGCACGAGGTTCTGGAACAGCCCGACCGCGGCGGCACCGTAGGCCGCGATGACGATCAGCACCAGGACGCCGACCGACACCCCGAGCTTCGGTGCCAGCAGCATGCCGCAGATGGCCGCGAACGAGGTCCCGACGACCCACGAGAGCCGCCGCACCGCGTCCGGGTTGATCTTGGCCAGGCTGAGCAGATTGGGATCGTCGACCACCGCGGTGGTGGCCCGCCCGAGCCTGGTGCGCCCGAAGAACAGCATGAGCGCCACCGCCGAGGCAATGCCGAAAGCGGTGATCAGCATCTCGCCGTAGGAGATCGTGACGTCGCCCAGGCGCGGTCCGCCGGTCGGCAGGTAGTCGCCGCTCTTCTTGTCCGAGGCGCCGAAGATCGCCGACATCAACGACTGGATCAGCACCAGCAGTCCGACGGTGGCAACCACAGTCATCACCGTGGGAGCCCGGGACAGCCACCGGGCCAACTGCGCCATCACCAGGCCACCGAGGATGCCGACGATGAACAGGCTGACCAGGAAAGCGATCGGCCACGGCCAGTGCCATTCCACGTAGCCCTGGTAGAAGAGATAGGCCGCAGCGGCCGCTACCGCGCCATGCGCGAAGTTGAACACGCCAGAGGTCTTGTAGGTCAGGACCAGGCCCAGGGCGGCGAGTGCGTAGACCGAGCCGTCGGTGATGCCGGGGATCAGATAGTTCAGGAAGGTGGTCATCCCGAAACCACGGTCCCTCTCTCTCGGACATCAACTCGGGCCTGCACCGGTGGGCCGATCGGCCGCGCAGTCACTGGAACCACGCGGCCGACCGGATTCTCAGCCGTGCTGCGGATCGCTTGCCGCGATCACCTTGCTGCACGTGGGCTTGTCGGCAACCGACTTCCACCCGGTGTTGGTGTCGTTCCCGATCGCGTTGAACAGGCAGTACGGGACCCTGGGGTTCTGGTCCTTGCCGAAGGTGCGCGGGCCGGCCAATCCGCCGAGTTCGGTGAACTTCTGACCCTTGAACTCCCACAGCGCGTCCAGGAACTGCTGGGTGGTCGGGTTGGTCGCCGATAGCTCCGCGGAGGCCGCGACCAGCAGGGCACCGGCGGACCAACCGAGGCTGGCCGCGCCGCCGGAGGTGAAGCCCGGGTTGAACTTCTTGATCGAGTCCTGCCAGTACTTCTCGGCCGGAGTGACGTTGCCCTGCCACGGGAACACGTTCATCGGCACGTAGGTGTCACCGAGCCATTTGTCGCCGGCCAGGAACTGCTTCTCGTTGCCGACCGCGAGCGGGTAGGCCAACACCTTCGGGAAATAGCCGACCTGCTCGCAGGATCGGGCCACGCGGACCATCGAAGCCGCGTCGATGTCGAGGATCAACGCCTCGACGCCGGCGGTCTTCATGTCCAAACACTGCTGGACGTAGGACGGCGCGGTGATCGACGTCTGGATGTTCTTCTTGTAGTCGATACCGAACTGCGGGGCCATCTCCCGGATGGAGCGGTCCAACGCCTCGCAGGGCCGCGGCACCTCGATGCAGGACAAGTTCCCCAGCACCGTCTTGTGGAAGTAGTTCTTGGTGGCGTCGAGGTAGCCGTACGAGATCGACTGAACGTCCGAGCCCTGCGGGAAAACCAGGGGAGTGGTGAACCAGGTGTTGTTCGAGATGTCGGTGCCGATGATCGGAATGCCGTACTTCTTGATCACCGGTGCGACGGCTTCCATGGTCAGCACCTGAATGTTGCCGCAGAAGGCCAGGACCTTGTTCTTCTGGATCATCTCGGTGACCTTGGACGCCGCCGTCGCCGGGTCGTCCTGGTCGTCGTCGATGAACAGCTTTATCTTGTGGCCGTTCAAGCCGCCGCAGGCGTTCTGCGAAGCCACGAAGGTCTGGATCGCCGAACGTGCCGGTGCGAACAGCTCGCCCAGGATGCCGGAGAGCGTGCTCACATTCCCGATCGGAACCTCCGAAAGGTTCGCCGGGACGCACGGTGTGGTGCCACCGAAGATCGGCGCGCTCGCGACCACCTTGGCGACCGCGGCGGCGCCGGTGGTGGTCGCACCAGCATCGGCTGGCGCGGCGGGTTGACCCGGTGCCGCGGCGGGAGCCTTGCCACCGGCGGCCTTTGTGGTGCCGCCCTTCGCGACCTTCGCCGGGGTGACCGCGGTGCTCGTCGTGCCGGTCGCCGTCGTGGCCGCGCCCTTGGCTGCGGTGTCGGTGTTCGCGGTGTTCGCGGCGGCCGTGGTGGCGGCGGCCGCGGCCTTGCCGGACGACGCGGCAGCCGCGTCGGTGCCGCCCGCGGCCGGAGCCGCGGGAGCGGGCGCGCCCGCCGCGGTCGAGGTGGAAGTCGACTGGTCGGCCACCGCGCTGTTCGATCCGGAGCTACCGCATCCGGACGTAGTCAGTGCGACAGCCGCGACGATCGCCGTGCCGGCGAACAGCCGCCGAAGCCTCGTGAAATGAACCATTGGGATTGTCCGTCCTCCGAGAGCCGGGGAACTAACTGATGAGCGTCTTCCGCCCACACTTCACAGCGCCTGTTTCGTTGGGCATGAGCAAAAGAGCGGAGAGCCGACTCGGCTTCTGCTGGATACGCAGCGTTAAATTCGGGACCGGTGAACGGGTTCAGCGAATATTAGGCCTAGCTGTCTCAATATAAGTTTGCGTCGTTCCGGCAGTCAAGCATCCGCCAAGGAGCGGCGAGGACAAAACGCCGGGACGCGTCTGTTCCGTAGCTGTCGGTAGCCGAATCGCTGCCAGACACGCTGCGGTGTCCCAGTAACCGACCTTGAGTTCCACGACGCGGTGGTCGCGGAATGTCAGCCATTCCGTCGCGCTCATCGCGATGGGGTCCGACGTGCCGGGAGCCAGCCAGTCGAACTGCACCTCGACCGCGATCTGGTCCCCGTCCTCGGCGACCCGGAGCACCCGGATCGACTCCGGCAGCACCATCGGGGTCGCGGTCCGCAGCAACGTCAGCAGCATCCGCTCGATGACGTCGCGCCCGCGGTGCACACCGCCGTAAGGCAGGGAGTCCGACACCCGCATCACCGCGTCGGGCGCGAATCCGTCGGCCAGGACGGCGCTCACGCCCGCGCTGTCGCGGGCCGGGATCGCGGCGTAGAAGGCCTCGACGATCCGGCGATTCCGGCTGCGCCCGGTCATCCGCCGACCGGTGGGGAGATGTACTTGAACTCGGCGTCCAGGAACACGTTGACCTTGTGGATGTTGCCGTGGTTGGAGAACACGGTGAACTCGGCGCCGGACTCGTCGGCCATCACCGCGTAGTAGTCGCGCAGGTTGTGGCCGTAGCCGCTCACCTCGGGCTCGGCGTCGTGCCACGCGGCGGCCAACCCGGCGGAGCGGCGCACAGTGTGCGCCGCGAACCTGTAGCCGTCCAGGAACTCCAGCTCGATGCGGCTCGGCCAGGCCATCGCGTCCTTGTAGTAGAGGCCGCCGACCGCGGGCACCAGCACGCCCTCGGCGGAGCGCCAGCCGGCGATCGGCATCGGGTCGTCCTTCGGCACTTCGTTGCTGCGCAAGGCGATCAACGAGAACACGCTGTCGTCCGGCAGGATCGCGCCGATCAGGTCGATGCCGGTGTTGAAGGTCAGTTCGGTCTTGCGCCGGCCCCAGCCGCGATCGCGCCAGCCGCCGCCGGAGAACGGCACCCGTTCGCGTCCGGCCCACTGGACCCAGCCGGTGCCGGTGATCAGTTGCTCGTAGTGCGAGTACTGGTGGCCGAACTTCCCGGTTGCGTAATAGCCGGGGAACATCGTGTCCCACAGCGGCGCGTAGTGCTTGCCCTTGACGGTCAG
This region of Sporichthyaceae bacterium genomic DNA includes:
- a CDS encoding ABC transporter ATP-binding protein — encoded protein: MLELRNITAGYDTGTVLVDVSITVPDNATVALLGPNGAGKTTLLRVASGLLKPYSGQILVDGADLTGQPPHKIARSGVIHVPEGRGVFPSLNVSENILLLAAAGEFKQAFRTATKTFPVLGKRAKQVARTLSGGEQQMLALSHAYVGDPEVVLLDEVSMGLAPKIVLEIFEYLADLKGRGIAQLIVEQYVSQALKLADYVYVLNRGRITFEGRPEEVSEETIMTSYLGSLAQ
- a CDS encoding ABC transporter permease; this translates as MTTFLNYLIPGITDGSVYALAALGLVLTYKTSGVFNFAHGAVAAAAAYLFYQGYVEWHWPWPIAFLVSLFIVGILGGLVMAQLARWLSRAPTVMTVVATVGLLVLIQSLMSAIFGASDKKSGDYLPTGGPRLGDVTISYGEMLITAFGIASAVALMLFFGRTRLGRATTAVVDDPNLLSLAKINPDAVRRLSWVVGTSFAAICGMLLAPKLGVSVGVLVLIVIAAYGAAAVGLFQNLVLTLIGAFGIGILINYSPRWFQNTDSYFLNSIPRNIPFLVLLLVFMLVPARHLTERGVRNARVLAPPREFPRTLNLAGLSVLLGAAVLVPHFVADYNITVYAAALGFAIIFLSLGMLIWTSGQISLCHMGFAALGATTAGKLTTVGFADWMPGIGGKHATWPVAVVLAGLIVVPLGAVVAIPAIRLAGIYVAIATFGFGILLEQSFYLAPVMFDSGGLVQNPRPGTDYTLPITAQRLHTVDGHFSGIFGMNFDTDERYYYLALMVTVVMAAIVLLVRRARLGTLLRALADSPTALETHGANTVVMRVQVFALSAFMAGVGGAVVAGATQNASGEPGGTFDYTVSLIFVAVLGFCGRRPILSPVLAAIVYQVIKIYSPFDKHWAIEYRGVGFGLLAIFVAIAPALNLGRFWAGRPALGGRLQRSAEHRSHRHGSAGRDAAPDGELDPDDFSPWDRPRTQAASPASGVSVDIEQLDSHA
- a CDS encoding ABC transporter substrate-binding protein, translated to MVHFTRLRRLFAGTAIVAAVALTTSGCGSSGSNSAVADQSTSTSTAAGAPAPAAPAAGGTDAAAASSGKAAAAATTAAANTANTDTAAKGAATTATGTTSTAVTPAKVAKGGTTKAAGGKAPAAAPGQPAAPADAGATTTGAAAVAKVVASAPIFGGTTPCVPANLSEVPIGNVSTLSGILGELFAPARSAIQTFVASQNACGGLNGHKIKLFIDDDQDDPATAASKVTEMIQKNKVLAFCGNIQVLTMEAVAPVIKKYGIPIIGTDISNNTWFTTPLVFPQGSDVQSISYGYLDATKNYFHKTVLGNLSCIEVPRPCEALDRSIREMAPQFGIDYKKNIQTSITAPSYVQQCLDMKTAGVEALILDIDAASMVRVARSCEQVGYFPKVLAYPLAVGNEKQFLAGDKWLGDTYVPMNVFPWQGNVTPAEKYWQDSIKKFNPGFTSGGAASLGWSAGALLVAASAELSATNPTTQQFLDALWEFKGQKFTELGGLAGPRTFGKDQNPRVPYCLFNAIGNDTNTGWKSVADKPTCSKVIAASDPQHG
- a CDS encoding nuclear transport factor 2 family protein; protein product: MTGRSRNRRIVEAFYAAIPARDSAGVSAVLADGFAPDAVMRVSDSLPYGGVHRGRDVIERMLLTLLRTATPMVLPESIRVLRVAEDGDQIAVEVQFDWLAPGTSDPIAMSATEWLTFRDHRVVELKVGYWDTAACLAAIRLPTATEQTRPGVLSSPLLGGCLTAGTTQTYIETARPNIR